The DNA window ATAAGGATCCTGTATTAACagcattttgatttattggAAACGGAACTCAGGCGTGTTTTGCTTTTAAAGCCGAATTTTGGCCCCTGTGCAGTTAAAAATCgcgtaatatttaatttactcgAACAACGGGTTTTCGGCCGAGTTCCGGTTTTTCCTGAAGCGAAGCGTTATCAAAGTGCGACTTTGAAAGGGATTAAGAGTGCTAATTGCAAACGGGAATCAGCGAGATAAAACACCAGTGCACCGAGGTAGAAACATCGAAATGCGTAGTGATTGCTGACATAAGAGCCAAATAGTCAAGAGTtatattcctttttattgtTCGTGTATTTGGGTTTTATACATCTGCCCCAAACTAGATTCAGTTCTAATTTGCTCAGTGCTCATCTACGTGTATTCTGATTCTGAATTCAGAACCATCTTACATAGAGCTAATGAAGCCAGACGAGTTCCCAAACCACTCAGCGAACATCGCCACTTATAGCACATATGTGTATAATCAACGCGTTTCGATTTCTGTATAATTCCGAGTCACTGGACTTGGGATTTATGGATCTGATTGGTTCGGGTGGGGGCGAGGTTGGCCAGTTTAAAGCCTGAAACTCAATAGTCCATTAGCTATATAAGCTCTGTCCGCCGGCCGAGCCAAAACATTTGTGTGGACCGTGTGAGCGCGTAAGGTTAGTCTATTGGAAGGTAGTTCCTCGGAAGCCCGCGCATACTATATACTACTCGACTGCATCGGCTGATAAGCATTAAAAGCAATTATTACAACGCAAAGATCAGTCGTAGTTCCCCGCTCTTAATAGACCGTCGTAAACGTTAAACATGGGAAACCAGTTGGAACCGCTTACACTCAACCGTCGATCAATCGTTTCTTTCGCAGATCAGAATGAGGCTTCTGTTGGTCCTTCCACTCCTATTCGCTGCGGTCTCTGCCCAGCTCGGTTTCGGAGGAGGCAGATTCGGAGGAGGTCTTGGGGGAGGCCTTGGTAACCTGGCCAACAATGCAGCAGCGGGCATTCAGGGTGCTGTGAGCAACTTCGCAAGTGCTGTGCCCAAAGTGCCTTTCCTCTCTAATGTCCAGAGCTTCGGTGACTTCCTGGTGAGATGTGCAGGGTGTCATCCCCCTAAATAGAGTACTAAAACTGCTGTCCATTCACAGTCCCAATCCGGAAAGTCCTACCTCAATGCCGCCGATAGGGCTCTCCACGAGACCGCCTTTGCGGCGACCAAGAATCTGGTGGATGCCGGAAACGAGGCCTTCGCCCGGGGAACTGCCTCCTTCAAGCAGGCTGTGAATGCCTTCGCTGACCTGACCCACTCCGAGTTCCTGAAGCAGTTGACCGGTCTGAGGAGGGATCCAGCTGCTAAGTAAGTGTGCCTCCTGATTTTCTACTTCCGGTTATCGATTGTATAACCGCCAATCCCGCCCACAGAGCTAGAGCTGCCTCCAGTTTGAAGGAGGTGAGCCTGAAGCCAGGACCCGTTCCGGATTCCTTCGATTGGCGTGAGCATGGTGGTGTCACCCCCGTGAAGTTCCAGGGAACTTGTGGATCTTGCTGGGCTTTCGCCACCATCGGAGCCATCGAGGGTCACACCTTCCGCAAGACGGGATCTCTTCCCGTGCTCTCCGAGCAGAATCTGGTCGACTGTGGTCCCACGGAGGACTTTGGTCTGGTTGGCTGCGATGGTGGCTTCCAGGAGGCCGCCTTCTGCTTCATCGATGAGGTGCAGAAGGGCGTGTCGCAGGCTGGAGCATATCCCTACATCGACAACAAGGACACGTGCAAATACGACGCCAGCAAGTCGGCAGCCAAACTCGAAGGATTCGCAACCATTCCGCCCAAGGACGAGGAGCAGATGAAGAAGGTGATTGCCACCCTGGGGCCCCTGGCCTGCTCCGTGAATGGCTTGGAGACCCTGAAGTCCTACGACGGTGGCATCTATGACGACGATGAGTGCAACAAGGGCGAACCGAACCACTCAATCCTCGTCGTGGGCTACGGATCAGAGAATGGAAAGGACTACTGGATCGTCAAGAACTCGTGGGACGTAGCCTGGGGCGAGAAGGGCTACTTCCGCCTGCCGCGCGGACAGAACTTCTGCTTCATCGCTGATGAGTGCTCCTATCCAATTGTTTAAGTCATCCATCAGAAttggaaaatgttttgttaCATCAGTTTctcaaataaagtaaaatatatagaaGAACTAAATAGGGTCGGCCCTTAAATTTGCGAATTTAAAGTCTTCACAGATTTTCAGATTTTAAAGTGCAAAATCCTAAAAGACAAGGAGACCAACTTTCAGAAGTCACTActgataaaacaaaaaaatatataatttacaatatatatctctaatatcttttttttaaaaacaaagtaagggtttactttaatatttagtgaaatatttggaaaaaaaggaaagtcgTAAATAAACAAGATCTGTCATACTGTAACGGAAAACTCCTGTCAGATTTGAATAGGCTACTTTATCTAGATAAGTGGTATTTAAATGGTATTTCTTGAAACCGAaatggtatttattttaaggcGAGCGGTATTTTCTATCGTCAACGTTGCGGTCACGCTGAAGACAACAAtaatagaaataaattaaatcaattggCGAATTAAACTATATTAGGCGCGGCGCGACAAAGGGAATTTCATGagcagcaggcgggaaatgccgtGACGAATGGCGGCAGTGCGTCCCATGGAAGGCCACCGCGCAACAGTGTTCCTGCAGGTGTGTCCGCATCAAAAGCGACGTTCTGATCAGAAGAGCAGGCCCAGCCCACTTTTGGGAAAGTGGGCGTTGTCACCAGACCGCGAATCTAAAGCCCCGGATCACCTGTCTCTCTGTCCATTGTAGCATTGACCCATGGTCCCATTGTGTGTGTGCTAATCGAGGTCTCCCCTTGCCCCTTCCTTTCCAGAAATGTACTCCGTAGAGCATGTGCATTGCGACTAATCCAAAGAGTCCCCCTGTGGTCATAACGCATTTAATAACCAACCCAGCCGGAAAGGCTCGATTCACCAGAGATCCTCTTGTGTCCCGCACCCCGTCCCCATAACCCTATACCCCACCCCATCATGGACGAAGACATCCTGAACGCTGTGGAGTCGCTGTTCGGCAAGGATGTGAAGATCGTGGACTGCGAAACCTCGTCTTCGCTGCAGCAGGAGGAGGTGCTGCTGGTCAACGGAGTGCCCGTGAAGCTGGATGGCCTGCCCGCGGATGATGCCAGTGCCATCAAGGCTGCTCTGCTGGAGGGACAGATGCCCTCGGTGGAGCATCTCAATCAACTGCTCTTCCGCGCCGGCTTGGCCCAACAGCCCATCGAGGTAGAAACCTCCTTAACTGTCAAATCCTCTCTCACCACTACGG is part of the Drosophila biarmipes strain raj3 chromosome 2R, RU_DBia_V1.1, whole genome shotgun sequence genome and encodes:
- the LOC108023075 gene encoding procathepsin L translates to MRLLLVLPLLFAAVSAQLGFGGGRFGGGLGGGLGNLANNAAAGIQGAVSNFASAVPKVPFLSNVQSFGDFLSQSGKSYLNAADRALHETAFAATKNLVDAGNEAFARGTASFKQAVNAFADLTHSEFLKQLTGLRRDPAAKARAASSLKEVSLKPGPVPDSFDWREHGGVTPVKFQGTCGSCWAFATIGAIEGHTFRKTGSLPVLSEQNLVDCGPTEDFGLVGCDGGFQEAAFCFIDEVQKGVSQAGAYPYIDNKDTCKYDASKSAAKLEGFATIPPKDEEQMKKVIATLGPLACSVNGLETLKSYDGGIYDDDECNKGEPNHSILVVGYGSENGKDYWIVKNSWDVAWGEKGYFRLPRGQNFCFIADECSYPIV